The Zymobacter palmae DNA window AGACGCTGGTGCACAGCAGTGCACAGCTGCCGCGCGGCTTCGACCCCAGCACCTTCTATCGCAGCGTTCACCATCCGCGTGCGCTGTCGATGACTATCTTTGGCGCTTCTGACTGTCTAGGCCAGAGCGGTCTGGACTGGGAATCCGTGGTCGATCGTCTTGCCCCGGATGAGATCGGCGTCTACGCCAGCAACTCCACCGGCCAGCTGGATCAGCAGGGCTGGGGTGGGCTGCTGCAGAGCTATGTCACGGGCAACCGTGCCACCTCCAAGCAGATGCCGCTCGGCTACGGCCAAATGCCAGCTGACTTCCTTAACGCCTATGTGCTCGGCAGTGTCGGGGTCACCGGTGCGATGCAAGGTGCCTGCGCGACGTTCCTCTACAACCTGCGTCTGGCCGTCGATGACATCATGGCGGGCCGCCGTCGCGTCGTCATGGTCGGTACCTGCGATACGCCACTCACACCGGAAGTGGTCGAAGGCTTTCGCGTCATGAGCGCGCTGGCCGATGACAACAGCCTTAAAACACTGGACGCACTGGAGCTTCTGACCAACGAAGACTACCAGCGCGCCTGCCGTCCGTTCGCACGCAACTGCGGCTTCACGATCGGTGAAGCGGCACAGTTCATCCTGCTGATGGACGACAGCTTAGCCCTTGAGCTGGGCGCTGAAATCTACGGTTCGGTGCCAGGCGTATTCGTCAACGCCGACGGCTGGAAGAAATCCATTTCCGCACCGGGCATCGGCAACTATCTGACGCTGGCGCGCAGTGTCAGTCTGGCCCGCGACATCCTCGGTGATGAAGCCATCCGCACGCGCAGCTATGTGCACGCGCACGGCACCAGTACGCCGAAGAACCGCGAAACCGAATCGCACGTACTGCATCAGGTAGCGAAAGCGTTCAACATTGAGTCGTGGCCCATTGCCGCCATCAAGGCGTATATCGGTCACTCCCAAGGCAGCGCCGCGGGTGACCAGATTGTCAGCGCATTGGGATCGTTCGCCCACGGCATCGTGCCGGGCATCGAAACCCTTGATGAAGTCGCCGACGACGTTTACGGCGACCACCTGCTGCTTAGCCAAAAACACCTGACGCGTGAAATGGATGTAGCGTTCATCAACGCAAAAGGGTTTGGTGGTAACAACGCTACGGCTCCACTGCTGTCTCCGGCCGTGACCGAAAAACTGCTGCGTCAGCGCCACGGCGATCAGGCCATTGAGGACTGGAAAGCTCGCCGCGAGCAGACGCGTGCTGCCTCGGCCGCCTTCAACGAGCGCAGTCAGAGTGGTTCGTTCGAACCGCAGTACCGCTTCGGCCATAACGTGCTGGAAGGACCAGAACTGACCATCACCGATACCGAGATCCACATTCCGGGCTATGCCCATCCGATCTCGTTGAGCGTGAACAACCCGTTCGGTCGCGTCGAATAAGCGACGCTTCACCACGTTCCTCCCACAGTGCAGGCAAGCGTTTATGACGCTTGCCTGCACTGTCTGGGCCGCATTCGACAGGAGTGCAGGACAATGCCTTTCTCTTCTGCTTCGCGCACCATCGTCTATCCCGGCACGTTCGACCCCATCACACTTGGCCACATCGACCTAGTACGCCGTGCCTCTACCATGTTCGACAGCATTATCCTGGCGATCGCCACCAACCCTGGTAAGCAGCCCACACTGCCACTGGAACAGCGCATCGCATTGGCTCGCACGACGCTCAGCGATGTGCCCAACGTCGAGGTCGTCGGTTTCTCCGGCCTGCTGGTCGATTTTCTTGCCGAACATAACGCTCGGCTGGTACTGCGCGGCCTGCGCATGGTTAGCGACTTCGAATACGAACTGCAGATGGCCAACATCAACCGCTTGCAGGCTCCGCACGTCGAGACACTGTTCTTGACGCCGGAAATGCAGCATTCGAGTATTTCATCGACGTTCGTCCGCGAGATTGCTCGTCTGAACGGCGATATTTCGAAACTGGTTCCACCGGAAGTCGAAGCCGCCATGAAGGCACATTTTGGCCATGCTTAGACTGTCACTGCTGCGCACAACTCGGTAGACTTCGCCTCCACAGCGTCATCCTGCACGTTCAGCAGGCCGTTCCCGCCGTCAGGACGCGCTATATTCTTCTGTAAACTGCAGCGGAAGCCGCTCGGTTTCCCTTCGCCTTCATGAGGACATCACTATGTCACTGATGATCACGGATGAGTGCATCAACTGCGACGTCTGCGAGCCAGAGTGCCCTAACAACGCCATTTCACCGGGCGAAGAAATCTACGTTATCGACCCGAACAAATGTACGGAATGCGTCGGACACTATGATGACCCCCAGTGTCAGCAGGTCTGTCCGGTCGACTGCATTCCGCACGATCCCGACCGCCAGGAAACCCACGACCAGCTGATGGAAAAATACCAGAAGCTGACGGGCAAAGCCTGAGCCTGACAGGCGGCCATCCCCCCATTGATGGCCGCACACGGCACGTGTCCGATCATAGACCTGCTGCCACCCTCGCCTTCACGCTCGCCGCGGTGCCTTCAGCGCCGTGCTTCCTTCGCCTGCCATGACCGCCATGGATATCGTTGCATGACCACATTGCCAGCAAGCTCTGATCCAGCCCCCACTGTATCCACCCAAACCCTGTGCCGCTTGGCATGGCCGATTATCGTGTCCAATATCAGCGTGCCGCTGCTAGGACTGATAGCGACCAGCATCATTGGTCATCTGCCCGATGCCCGCTATTTGGCAGCCGTCACTATCGGCGTGACCCTGTTCAACTTCCTGTTCTGGGGCTTCGGTTTCCTGCGCATGGGCACCACCGGCATGACCTCGCAGGCCTTCGGACGCCGGAACGACAGTCAGATGCGCTTACTGCTAGCCCAATCCATGCTGCTGGCTGGCAC harbors:
- the coaD gene encoding pantetheine-phosphate adenylyltransferase yields the protein MPFSSASRTIVYPGTFDPITLGHIDLVRRASTMFDSIILAIATNPGKQPTLPLEQRIALARTTLSDVPNVEVVGFSGLLVDFLAEHNARLVLRGLRMVSDFEYELQMANINRLQAPHVETLFLTPEMQHSSISSTFVREIARLNGDISKLVPPEVEAAMKAHFGHA
- a CDS encoding YfhL family 4Fe-4S dicluster ferredoxin, which translates into the protein MSLMITDECINCDVCEPECPNNAISPGEEIYVIDPNKCTECVGHYDDPQCQQVCPVDCIPHDPDRQETHDQLMEKYQKLTGKA
- a CDS encoding beta-ketoacyl synthase, translating into MSQLPVIVGLGGVNAAGRTSGHQAFRRTVFNALSTEQQDDTLLGLASLMALAHRDEQGQWYDHEGTPCSAQDIVTRYRDDIMNHTLIRCIEPPAPGAEGITANSRAHLELSAPVTFTLKRRELPEQIPAHWQVTELEDRRVEVTVPAGPMEVLLPDVRQTLVHSSAQLPRGFDPSTFYRSVHHPRALSMTIFGASDCLGQSGLDWESVVDRLAPDEIGVYASNSTGQLDQQGWGGLLQSYVTGNRATSKQMPLGYGQMPADFLNAYVLGSVGVTGAMQGACATFLYNLRLAVDDIMAGRRRVVMVGTCDTPLTPEVVEGFRVMSALADDNSLKTLDALELLTNEDYQRACRPFARNCGFTIGEAAQFILLMDDSLALELGAEIYGSVPGVFVNADGWKKSISAPGIGNYLTLARSVSLARDILGDEAIRTRSYVHAHGTSTPKNRETESHVLHQVAKAFNIESWPIAAIKAYIGHSQGSAAGDQIVSALGSFAHGIVPGIETLDEVADDVYGDHLLLSQKHLTREMDVAFINAKGFGGNNATAPLLSPAVTEKLLRQRHGDQAIEDWKARREQTRAASAAFNERSQSGSFEPQYRFGHNVLEGPELTITDTEIHIPGYAHPISLSVNNPFGRVE